GCACCGCCGCGGTAGGCGATTTCCACCAATGCTGGCAAGAAGTAACCGCCACCCGCTAGCCCGCTCTCTCTCCCGCAACCAAGAACCAATGGCGACACACAACCGATGGGGGTCCAGGGGGCGAGCCCCCTGGCGGGGGCCTGGGGGTCCGACCCCCAGAGCAAAAACGAAGTAGGACCCGCACCTCCGCGCTTTCCGCGGACATACGGGCCCTACCTACCAGTCGGGGTGGCGGGATTCGAACCCACGACCTCCTCGACCCGAACGAGGCACGCTACCAAGCTGCGCCACACCCCGAGGTACTTCTTAGCGGGTCGAGGAGAAGTTTAGCGGATGGGTTTGGCGGCTTTGCGGGGGGCTGGCTTTTGGGGGTCGGCCGCTCCGGATCCGCGCGGGACCAGCGTCAACAGGCTTGCCTCGGGCGGGCAGGCGAAGCGGGCCGGGGCGTAGGGGGAGGTGCCTAGGCCGGCTGACACGTGCAGCCACATGCGGGCGCCCCAGCGGGATGCGCCTCGGGCTCGGCTTCGGTCCAGTTCGCAGTTGGTCACGATCGCGCCGTAGCCGGGGAGGCGGAGCTGGCCGCCGTGGGTGTGGCCGGCCAGGACCAGGTCGTAGCCGTCGGTGGCGAACGCGTCGAGCACTCGGGGCTCCGGCGAGTGGGTGACGCCGATGCGGACGGCCGCGCTCGCGTCGGCTGGCCCGGCGATGTCCGAGTAGCGGTCGCGGTGCAGGTGCGGGTCGTCGACACCGGCCGCGAACACGGCGCGACCGTCGACATCGACGGTGCGCCGGACGTGCGTGAGGTCGGTCCAGCCGTGCTCGACGAAGGCGGCTCGGAGGTCTCGCCAGGGCAGGTTGGAGCCGTGGACGCGCTTCTTCTTGCCGCGCGGCATGAGGTAGCGGGCGGGGTTCTTCGGCTTGGGCGCGTAGTAGTCGTTGCTGCCGAAAACGAACAGCCCCGGCCGGTCCAGCAGCGGCCCGAGCGCGCGCAGTACGGACGGGACCGCGGTGCGGTGCGAGAGGTTGTCGCCGGTGTTGACGACCAAGTCCGGCTCAAGCTCGGCCAGCGCGGCGACCCACCGCTGCTTGGCCTGGTGCCCGGGCAGCATGTGCAGGTCCGAGATGTGCAGGATGGTGAACGGCCGGGTCCCGGGCGCGAGAACGGGCAGTTCAGCGGTCCGCAACGTCCACCGGCGTCGTTCCAGCCCGACGGCGTAACCGAGGGTGGCTGCCCCGACGGCGACGGTCCCCAGAGCGAGGCGCTTCGCGGTGGTCCCGGACGTGCTGGAGTTACTGAGCGTGCTCACAAGATCGAGGATACGTGCTCGGCCGGAGGAGAGGAGGTCCGCCGGTTCGTTCAGTCGTGGAAGTTGACCTTCAGGCTCAACCCGGCGGATCGTGCCGGAAAGCCCGGTCGGCGTAGGACGCAGGTCTCAACGCCAGGCCCTCGACGGCACGTGCTGCTTGCCTTCAAACTGGACTAGACCAGAGTCGAGTCCTGCTCGGCTGGGCGGTAGCGGGGAGCTGGGTGTGGGATTTCTCTTCTTGCTCGCCGTGCTGGTGCTGCTGGCGGTACTGCCATGGCGTCGTGGTGCAAAACCTTGGGCGCTGGGCACAATTCTCGTCTTCTCGGCATCGCTCTTCCTCTACGGTCGCTGGTTCGCCGACGGCGCCGGTCAATGGCCGTTGCTCGCCTGGCCGATCATGCTTGGCCCCGGATGTCTGATCGCGATCGTGCGACTGTGGCGAGCGGAGCCGAAACGCCGGCCGTGAGCTAAGAGCTTGTCTCGGGTGGTGCCGGCCAAGCAGCCCGCTTGCCTGTCCGTGAAAGGCCCCTTGGGGGAATCAGATTCCGGCAATGGGCCCTTCACGGACAGCCGACCACATCGGCCGCCGAGGCTGCTCGGGCCGAGCTAGGCGGCGCGACCGCACTGCGTGCCGCACTCTAAGGATCGGGACCGGCGTTACGTTCTGGCGGTGTGGCTGAGCCCTGGATTGAGCGAAAGCCCCGGCCTGGGCAACGGCTGCCGGAAGGATTTTCTGACCTGCTGGCACCGGACGGGTAAAAACGGATCCAGGGTGCGCGAAGCCGATTCATAATCGACCCCGCGCACCCTGAAGTTTTTTCAGTTGGTGTACGCCGGATCCTCCGGCGGCAACGGCACAACCGGTTGACCGTCCATGATGTTCTTCATCGCGCCGAACCAGGTCTGCGCCGGTGTCTTCCCGCCGAACATGTTGCCGGTTCCGCAGGTGGACACATCGCCCACGCCGCCGTAGCAGAGCCCGCCGCTGCCGCCCTCGGGACGGAAGACCATGGCCGCGCCGGCCATCTGCGGCGTACCGGCCACGAACGTCGCTGAGCCGTTGTTCTGCGTGGTTCCGGTCTTGCCGACCAACGGGCGGTCCCAGCCGACCGCGCTCGCTGCGGCGGCGGACGTGCCACCCGGCTGGTCGTCCTTGCTCATCCCCACCGCCAACGTGTTCGCCAAACCCTCCGGCACGACCTGCTCGCACGCCGCTTCCTTGACCGGAACCGTTTTCCCGTCCCGGTCGGTCACCGAGATCAGCGGGGTCGGCGGGCACCATTTTCCGCCGCTCAAAATGGTTGCGGCGACGTTCGCCATTTCCAGGCCGCTGGTCGGGCTGAAGCCGAGGGTGAACGCACCGGTGCCCGGGTAATTGCCCTTGGGGCCGTATGCCTGCGCCTGGCTTTCTCGTTTGGCCGGGTCGTTCGACTTCGGGTCGACCTTGCCGCCGCCGGTGGTGCTCGCCATGGTTTCGCGCATGCCCAGCTTGATCGCCATGTCGATGCCAGGTCCGGTGCTGCCGATCTTGTCCTCCAGCGCCACGAACGCGGTGTTCGGCGAGGTCGCCAAGGCGTTCTGCAGCGAGGTCGAATCACCGTAATGACCGGCGTTCCCGACGCAGTACCAGTGCGTATTCGGTGCCCCGGTCGACGGACAGTGCGGCTGGCTGCCGGTGAACACATGCGACGTATAACTGTCGCCGACTGGAATGGTGCTGTAAATCCCCGCGATATGCTGATTCAGCACCGCCGCGGTAGTGAAGATCTTGTAGCTCGATCCCGCGCCGCCGGTGTTGAAGACGCCGGAAGGGAGCGCGTACGTCGTCTGTCCTTGATCCGCGTCGATGCCGTAATCCCGGTTCGCGGCCAATGCCACCACTTCGTGCCGGTCCTTCCCTGGCCGGACCAGTGACAGCGTGTTCGCCACGTTCTTCTGGGTTTTGCTGACCTGCGTTTCCGCCGAGACCTTCGCCTCGTGGTTGGCCTTTTCGTCCAGCGTGGTCTTGATCGTGTACCCGCCGGTGTACAGCTGGTCCTTCGACATCCCGGACTTGAGCAAATAGTCCTCGACGTACTGGCAGAAGAACCCGTTCTCCGGACCCGCGCCGATGCAGTTCGCGGCCGGTTTCGCGGGCGCGTCCGGCACGACGCCGAGCGGCTGCGCCTTGAACGCGTCCGCGTCCGCCTTCGCCAGCTTCTGGTTCGACACCATCCGGTCGAGCACCAGGTTGCGCCGCTTGGTCGCCTTGTCCGGGTGGTTCCACGGATCGAACACGATCGGGTTGTTCACGATGCCCGCGAGCAGTGCGGCCTGCGGGACGGTCAGCTTCTCCGGCGTCGTGTTGAAGTACGCGTGCGCGGCGGCTCCGACGCCGTAGATCTTCCGGGAGAACTCGACGATGTTCAGGTAGCCGGCGAGGATCTGGTCCTTCGACAGCTTCGTCTCCAGGTTGATCGCGATCCGGGCTTCCTTCAGCTTCCGCGACAGCGACTGCTCCTGCGCCTTGGCCTGCCCGTTCTTGTCGTTCCGATAGACGACGTTGATCAGGTAGTTCTTCACGTACTGCTGCGTGATCGTCGAGGCGCCCTGCGTGTCGCCGCCGGCGGTGTTGGAGACGGCGGCGCGCAGCGTCCGGCCCCAGTTCACCCCGTGGTGCTCGTAGAACGCCTTGTCCTCGGCCGACAGCAGCGCCCACTTCAGCGCCGGGTTGACCTGGTCCGGGCGCAGCGGGACGCGGTACTGGTCGTACAGCGTGGCGATCGGCTTGCCGCCGGAGTCGGTGATGGTCGTCACGAGCGGCGGCGGGATGTCGGCGAGGTCCGAGGACGTCTGGTCGAC
This sequence is a window from Amycolatopsis benzoatilytica AK 16/65. Protein-coding genes within it:
- a CDS encoding metallophosphoesterase codes for the protein MSTLSNSSTSGTTAKRLALGTVAVGAATLGYAVGLERRRWTLRTAELPVLAPGTRPFTILHISDLHMLPGHQAKQRWVAALAELEPDLVVNTGDNLSHRTAVPSVLRALGPLLDRPGLFVFGSNDYYAPKPKNPARYLMPRGKKKRVHGSNLPWRDLRAAFVEHGWTDLTHVRRTVDVDGRAVFAAGVDDPHLHRDRYSDIAGPADASAAVRIGVTHSPEPRVLDAFATDGYDLVLAGHTHGGQLRLPGYGAIVTNCELDRSRARGASRWGARMWLHVSAGLGTSPYAPARFACPPEASLLTLVPRGSGAADPQKPAPRKAAKPIR
- a CDS encoding transglycosylase domain-containing protein is translated as MRKTDGLFKLLGLCLLAGVLVAGILFPVVGAAGVVSNQASETVDQTSSDLADIPPPLVTTITDSGGKPIATLYDQYRVPLRPDQVNPALKWALLSAEDKAFYEHHGVNWGRTLRAAVSNTAGGDTQGASTITQQYVKNYLINVVYRNDKNGQAKAQEQSLSRKLKEARIAINLETKLSKDQILAGYLNIVEFSRKIYGVGAAAHAYFNTTPEKLTVPQAALLAGIVNNPIVFDPWNHPDKATKRRNLVLDRMVSNQKLAKADADAFKAQPLGVVPDAPAKPAANCIGAGPENGFFCQYVEDYLLKSGMSKDQLYTGGYTIKTTLDEKANHEAKVSAETQVSKTQKNVANTLSLVRPGKDRHEVVALAANRDYGIDADQGQTTYALPSGVFNTGGAGSSYKIFTTAAVLNQHIAGIYSTIPVGDSYTSHVFTGSQPHCPSTGAPNTHWYCVGNAGHYGDSTSLQNALATSPNTAFVALEDKIGSTGPGIDMAIKLGMRETMASTTGGGKVDPKSNDPAKRESQAQAYGPKGNYPGTGAFTLGFSPTSGLEMANVAATILSGGKWCPPTPLISVTDRDGKTVPVKEAACEQVVPEGLANTLAVGMSKDDQPGGTSAAAASAVGWDRPLVGKTGTTQNNGSATFVAGTPQMAGAAMVFRPEGGSGGLCYGGVGDVSTCGTGNMFGGKTPAQTWFGAMKNIMDGQPVVPLPPEDPAYTN